The following are encoded together in the Flavihumibacter fluvii genome:
- a CDS encoding sugar phosphate isomerase/epimerase family protein, whose protein sequence is MQADRRNFLKLLGGLALGSSGIGSLSSFAPGTSAGPYFFEISLAEWSLHKALFAKKINNLDFAGIARKEYGIGVVEYVNQFFKDKANDTTYLNEMLKRCKDNDVKNHLIMIDGEGELGNLNDAERKIAVENHYKWVDAAKYLGCATIRVNAAGTGKPEEVAKAAVDGLSRLGEYGRKVGINVIVENHGGYSSNGEWLMGVMKQIGLKNVGTLPDFGNFCMNRKPNDWTTCLESYDRYKGTAEMMPFAKGVSAKTNNFDANGNETETDYMRIMKIVKDAGFRGYVGIEFEGETLSEDEGIRKTKALLEKVGKALA, encoded by the coding sequence ATGCAAGCAGATCGTAGGAATTTCCTGAAACTATTAGGTGGACTAGCGCTAGGTTCAAGTGGCATCGGCAGCCTTTCTTCATTTGCACCAGGCACATCTGCCGGTCCGTATTTCTTTGAAATATCCCTGGCCGAATGGTCACTGCACAAGGCCCTTTTCGCTAAAAAAATCAACAACCTCGATTTTGCCGGTATCGCCCGGAAGGAATATGGTATTGGTGTAGTTGAGTATGTGAACCAGTTCTTCAAGGATAAAGCCAACGATACCACCTACCTGAATGAGATGCTCAAAAGGTGTAAGGATAATGACGTAAAAAACCATTTGATCATGATCGATGGTGAAGGAGAATTGGGCAACCTGAATGATGCAGAAAGAAAAATAGCTGTTGAAAACCATTATAAATGGGTAGATGCCGCAAAATACCTGGGCTGTGCAACCATTCGTGTAAATGCAGCCGGAACCGGCAAGCCGGAAGAAGTGGCCAAGGCTGCTGTGGACGGGTTATCGAGGTTAGGTGAATATGGCCGGAAAGTGGGTATCAATGTGATCGTTGAAAATCATGGTGGCTATTCTTCCAACGGTGAATGGCTGATGGGGGTCATGAAACAAATCGGGCTTAAAAATGTAGGTACCCTGCCCGATTTCGGCAACTTTTGTATGAACAGGAAACCGAATGACTGGACCACCTGCCTGGAAAGTTATGACCGGTATAAAGGCACGGCTGAAATGATGCCTTTCGCAAAAGGGGTCAGCGCCAAGACTAATAATTTTGATGCAAACGGCAATGAGACCGAAACAGATTATATGCGGATAATGAAGATCGTTAAAGATGCCGGCTTCCGTGGCTATGTAGGTATCGAATTTGAAGGAGAAACATTATCAGAAGATGAAGGCATCCGCAAGACCAAGGCCTTACTCGAAAAAGTGGGCAAGGCATTGGCCTAA